A stretch of the Sulfoacidibacillus ferrooxidans genome encodes the following:
- a CDS encoding methyl-accepting chemotaxis protein: protein MWTIARKLTVAWILLAVVVLLGSSVTLHMSQETKANIEKLKNQQLQLLNISNNGFIGFLNMDDQSNMLVGLEGTKFSGALYTQTLQQIIQGESQLNQSLHDMAALPYLTTNEQHLIHEAMTAASGYEHYWHIVHQNNQTDHALAATTMYVTNSNVSNLLTTDLQTISSLAQNNISKFVQRTINESAMVTDLAELLLIITVLASVGSLVYIRLLVRPIAYLSEEANLMGKGDFSDRPQKFKRKDDLGLLSTDLHTMASEMRQMIRGIQDTAMQLTASSQEFTASAQETAKAVEESTIHVQKVAEGANEQQLQAEAALQKSLATAHEMVTMATITDTLAKESLDHVDKANAGKHNADVAAHQMRTIRDEVAAIAVTMTQLETDASTIMSTMDVIQDIAEQTNLLALNAAIEAARAGDAGRGFSVVAEEVRKLADQSRKAAQSIHTLILAVNERVTKTTAAVRSADEHVILCTNVVEESSMAFHTFSTTANEQAHEAQEGGKKANSLRMLSDESTEAVKSIAHIAKHTSITVSEIATHAEEQLATMEEVTAGAESLSHLAETLQGMIEQFIV from the coding sequence TTGTGGACCATAGCTCGAAAATTAACCGTTGCGTGGATTCTATTAGCCGTTGTTGTTCTACTTGGGAGTTCAGTGACTCTCCATATGAGTCAAGAAACGAAAGCAAATATTGAGAAATTAAAGAATCAACAACTACAACTCTTAAATATTTCAAATAACGGATTTATAGGTTTTTTAAATATGGATGATCAATCCAATATGTTGGTTGGCCTCGAGGGTACGAAGTTTTCAGGAGCACTATATACTCAAACATTGCAACAAATCATACAAGGTGAAAGTCAACTGAATCAATCGTTGCATGACATGGCGGCACTCCCCTATTTGACAACCAATGAACAGCATCTCATCCATGAGGCCATGACAGCTGCCAGTGGTTATGAACACTATTGGCATATCGTTCATCAAAACAATCAAACCGATCATGCTTTAGCTGCAACCACAATGTACGTGACAAATAGTAATGTATCCAATTTGCTGACAACTGATTTACAAACGATTAGTTCGTTAGCACAAAACAACATCTCAAAATTCGTCCAGAGGACCATCAATGAATCTGCGATGGTTACTGATCTTGCAGAACTATTACTCATCATAACGGTTCTTGCTAGCGTAGGGAGTCTCGTGTACATTCGTCTTCTCGTACGTCCCATTGCCTATCTATCGGAAGAAGCTAATCTTATGGGGAAAGGTGATTTTTCAGATCGTCCACAGAAATTTAAACGCAAAGATGATCTGGGTCTTCTGTCCACCGATTTACATACTATGGCTAGCGAAATGCGACAAATGATCCGTGGGATTCAAGATACAGCGATGCAATTAACGGCTTCCTCTCAAGAATTCACAGCCAGTGCTCAAGAAACAGCGAAAGCAGTAGAAGAATCAACCATTCATGTGCAAAAAGTAGCTGAAGGTGCCAATGAGCAACAACTTCAGGCTGAAGCTGCGCTACAAAAATCATTAGCTACAGCTCATGAGATGGTGACGATGGCTACGATCACCGACACGCTAGCTAAAGAATCTCTCGACCATGTGGATAAAGCTAATGCGGGTAAACACAATGCAGATGTTGCCGCTCACCAAATGAGAACGATTCGCGATGAGGTTGCAGCCATTGCTGTCACGATGACTCAGCTTGAAACAGATGCTAGTACCATCATGTCTACCATGGATGTGATTCAAGACATTGCTGAGCAAACGAATTTACTGGCCTTAAATGCAGCTATTGAAGCAGCACGAGCCGGTGATGCAGGCAGAGGATTCTCTGTGGTGGCAGAAGAGGTAAGAAAACTAGCCGATCAATCTCGAAAAGCGGCTCAATCGATTCATACGCTCATCCTTGCAGTCAATGAGCGAGTCACTAAAACGACAGCTGCTGTGCGCAGTGCAGATGAACATGTAATCCTTTGTACGAATGTCGTAGAAGAATCCAGCATGGCATTTCATACATTTTCTACAACGGCTAACGAACAAGCGCATGAAGCACAAGAAGGTGGAAAAAAAGCGAATTCATTGCGCATGCTTTCCGACGAGTCAACAGAAGCAGTGAAATCGATTGCTCACATTGCCAAGCACACTTCGATCACTGTGTCAGAGATTGCTACACATGCAGAAGAACAGCTGGCAACTATGGAGGAAGTCACAGCAGGTGCCGAAAGTTTAAGCCATTTAGCGGAAACCTTACAGGGCATGATTGAGCAATTTATCGTGTAA
- a CDS encoding chemotaxis protein CheX has product MDNQQIFHLINGAIETVNEVIPVPLTRQQARRVASPLQQHDLGVLVSFLGDIKGQLIYMFSNEYAKQFSKEMFEMELEGDMLDSFVGELGNMLSGNWATRISATVRVEIAPPVVLKGSTQLSTTASAFLVPFLGSYGEFQMYVLVDS; this is encoded by the coding sequence TTGGATAATCAGCAAATTTTTCATTTAATTAATGGTGCCATTGAGACCGTGAATGAAGTGATTCCTGTCCCACTTACGCGCCAACAAGCACGTCGCGTGGCTTCTCCACTCCAACAACATGATTTGGGTGTGCTTGTTTCCTTTCTCGGCGATATCAAAGGCCAGCTTATTTATATGTTTTCGAACGAATACGCAAAGCAGTTTAGTAAAGAGATGTTTGAGATGGAACTTGAAGGAGACATGTTAGATTCGTTTGTTGGAGAATTAGGGAATATGCTATCAGGCAATTGGGCTACTCGCATCTCAGCCACGGTGCGAGTAGAGATTGCTCCACCTGTAGTTCTAAAAGGTAGCACGCAATTGAGTACTACAGCAAGTGCATTCCTTGTTCCATTTCTCGGATCATATGGTGAATTTCAAATGTATGTATTGGTGGATAGTTAA